One genomic segment of Pedobacter endophyticus includes these proteins:
- a CDS encoding Uma2 family endonuclease, translated as MEFIVNEPAVAYNKRRFTIEEYLEKEKASDEKHEYFEGEIFAMSGASTQHNWIFSNTFGALCQKLKHRNCYPFGSDMRMHIPKNTLFTYPDISIYCNEIEHLQTDEDTSLNPTVIIEILSPSTRDYDRGKKFKLYRDIPSLKEYILIDSESVAIEAFYLNENQNWELIEYQQLTDSLNFVSMGFTVDISDIYNNVRFD; from the coding sequence ATGGAATTCATTGTAAATGAGCCTGCCGTAGCTTACAACAAGCGGCGTTTCACCATTGAAGAATACTTAGAGAAAGAAAAAGCCTCTGACGAAAAGCACGAGTACTTTGAAGGAGAAATCTTTGCTATGTCTGGTGCAAGTACTCAACACAACTGGATTTTCTCTAATACATTTGGTGCATTGTGCCAGAAACTTAAACACAGAAACTGCTATCCCTTTGGCAGCGATATGCGGATGCATATTCCTAAAAATACGCTATTTACCTATCCCGATATTTCAATCTATTGCAATGAAATCGAGCACCTCCAAACCGATGAAGACACGAGTTTAAATCCCACAGTAATTATCGAAATCCTTTCGCCATCTACGCGAGATTACGATCGAGGGAAAAAATTTAAGCTTTATCGCGACATTCCATCGTTAAAAGAATACATCTTAATCGATTCCGAATCGGTAGCTATTGAAGCCTTTTACCTTAACGAAAACCAAAACTGGGAACTGATCGAATATCAGCAACTAACAGATTCGCTGAACTTTGTTTCCATGGGTTTTACAGTTGACATAAGCGATATCTACAACAATGTTCGTTTTGATTAA
- the glmM gene encoding phosphoglucosamine mutase, which produces MTLIKSISGIRGTIGGQAGNGLTPIDIVKFTAAFGSWVVKKTGNKRLVLGRDARISGEMVNNLVIGTLQGLGIEVIDLGLSTTPTVEVAVPDERAGGGIILTASHNPKQWNALKLLNDKGEFISDLDGKEVLELAESASFEFADVDKLGKVIKNDTYLQKHIDKVLALPLVDVEAIKKADFKIVIDCVNSTGGIFIPALLKALGVTQVTELYCTPDGHFPHNPEPLPENLTEISKEVQKQSADLGIVVDPDVDRLCFVNEDGTMFGEEYTLVAVADYVLKNTPGNTVSNLSSTRALRDVTERSGSVYNASAVGEVNVVNKMKETNAIIGGEGNGGIIYPEAHYGRDALVGIALFLTHLARFGKSISLLRSSYPQYHISKNKITLTPEMDIDNLLKQVEEKYKTQPYSTIDGLKIEFDKTWVHLRRSNTEPIIRIYSEAENETVAENLANKIISDIKEILKLN; this is translated from the coding sequence GTGACTTTAATAAAATCGATTTCAGGAATACGAGGAACGATTGGCGGACAAGCGGGCAACGGCTTGACACCGATTGATATAGTAAAATTTACAGCGGCTTTTGGTAGCTGGGTGGTAAAGAAAACAGGCAATAAACGACTGGTTTTGGGTCGCGATGCACGTATTTCGGGCGAAATGGTTAACAATTTAGTCATCGGCACCTTGCAGGGCCTTGGCATCGAAGTAATCGATTTAGGACTTTCTACTACGCCAACTGTTGAAGTTGCGGTGCCTGATGAGAGGGCTGGCGGAGGAATTATTTTAACGGCGAGCCACAACCCTAAGCAATGGAATGCGCTGAAGTTATTAAATGACAAGGGCGAATTTATTAGCGATTTGGACGGAAAAGAGGTTTTGGAACTGGCAGAAAGTGCAAGTTTCGAATTTGCTGATGTTGATAAATTAGGCAAGGTAATTAAGAACGATACTTACCTGCAAAAACACATCGACAAAGTTTTGGCGCTACCTTTGGTTGATGTTGAAGCGATTAAAAAGGCCGATTTTAAGATTGTTATCGATTGTGTGAACTCTACCGGTGGCATTTTTATACCTGCGTTGTTAAAGGCTTTGGGCGTAACCCAAGTTACAGAACTATACTGTACGCCCGATGGGCATTTTCCGCATAACCCTGAGCCGCTTCCGGAAAACCTGACCGAGATTTCGAAAGAAGTGCAGAAGCAAAGTGCCGATTTGGGTATTGTTGTCGACCCTGATGTTGACCGTTTATGTTTTGTAAATGAAGATGGTACGATGTTCGGCGAAGAATACACTTTGGTTGCTGTTGCCGATTATGTACTGAAGAACACCCCTGGCAATACGGTATCGAACCTTTCGTCGACCCGTGCTTTACGCGATGTAACAGAGAGATCGGGCTCGGTATATAATGCCTCGGCTGTGGGCGAGGTAAATGTGGTTAACAAAATGAAAGAAACCAACGCCATAATCGGTGGCGAGGGCAACGGCGGAATTATCTATCCTGAAGCGCATTATGGCAGAGATGCTTTGGTTGGTATTGCTTTGTTTTTAACGCATTTGGCCAGGTTTGGAAAGTCGATATCATTGCTACGAAGCAGCTATCCACAGTACCACATCTCTAAAAATAAAATTACCCTTACACCGGAAATGGATATCGATAATTTATTAAAACAGGTGGAAGAAAAATATAAAACACAGCCTTACAGTACTATAGACGGATTGAAGATCGAGTTTGATAAAACATGGGTGCACTTACGCAGATCGAACACGGAGCCAATTATAAGGATTTACAGTGAAGCTGAAAACGAAACAGTTGCCGAAAACCTGGCTAATAAAATCATTTCTGACATTAAGGAAATATTAAAATTAAACTAG
- a CDS encoding glycoside hydrolase family 15 protein has protein sequence MTEQHLYQTGIIGNCAFLAHVNKNTDISWLCWPRFDSPFVFGSLLDKKKGGEFSILPQGEFTSTQYYIENTNVLRTEITTSEGKYRITDFAPRFHLYERYFKPLMFIRKIEPLEGHSRITIKCEPVCDYGKSKMRSSRGSNHIDYLGCDENIRLSTNVSLTYILDQKAFVLNEPKYLVMTYGQNLEAPVVSTAERFLRETIVYWRLWIKHSSIAGFYQPFVIRSALVLKIHQYEDTGAIIAASTTSLPEFPGSTRNWDYRYCWLRDSHYVLTSLNHIGHFEEMEKYFNYLSDISHAEDTRYQPLYGIAGERKITEHTLDHLEGYEGEQPIRIGNQAYEHIQNDIYGQVLISMLPLYTDHRFVFSERSDSVRWIESVLSKIERTIDEKDAGIWEFRNIANVHCYSNLFQWAGAQAALKMAKTIGNVDFETRAQILIDKAAAHIEACYDPVRKVYTNAVDSPHLDASTLQLIMMNYLDPASQRAKDHLIALENELKTEDGLFYRYLHADDFGKPKTTFLICAFWYVEALACVGRTDEAIKEFENIIKFCNHLLLFSEDVDAKTGSQWGNFPQAYSHVGLMNAAYRIAIKLDRPIFL, from the coding sequence ATGACCGAACAACACCTTTATCAAACTGGAATTATAGGAAATTGTGCTTTTTTGGCGCATGTAAATAAAAATACAGACATATCCTGGCTTTGCTGGCCTCGTTTTGATAGTCCTTTTGTTTTTGGAAGCCTTTTAGACAAGAAAAAGGGCGGAGAATTTTCGATTTTACCGCAAGGCGAATTCACTTCGACCCAATATTACATTGAAAATACGAACGTTTTAAGAACGGAGATCACAACTTCGGAAGGCAAGTACCGGATTACCGATTTTGCGCCTCGCTTTCATTTATACGAACGGTATTTTAAGCCGCTCATGTTTATCAGAAAGATTGAACCCCTTGAAGGGCACTCGAGGATAACGATAAAGTGTGAGCCGGTTTGCGATTACGGAAAAAGTAAAATGCGATCGAGTAGGGGGAGTAACCACATTGATTACCTGGGTTGCGACGAAAATATTCGTTTAAGCACCAATGTGTCGTTAACGTACATTTTAGATCAAAAGGCATTTGTGCTTAATGAACCGAAATATCTGGTGATGACTTATGGGCAAAACCTTGAGGCGCCGGTGGTTAGTACGGCAGAAAGATTTCTTCGTGAAACTATTGTTTATTGGCGCTTATGGATCAAACATTCTTCTATTGCTGGCTTTTACCAGCCGTTCGTAATTCGCTCGGCGTTGGTTTTAAAAATTCACCAATATGAAGATACAGGCGCAATTATTGCCGCCAGCACAACCAGTTTGCCGGAATTTCCGGGGAGTACCAGAAACTGGGATTATCGGTATTGCTGGCTCCGCGATTCGCACTATGTATTGACCTCGCTTAATCACATTGGCCATTTTGAGGAAATGGAAAAGTATTTCAACTACCTTTCTGATATTTCTCATGCCGAAGATACGCGCTACCAACCTTTATACGGAATAGCGGGGGAACGAAAGATTACTGAACATACTTTAGATCATTTAGAGGGCTACGAAGGCGAGCAGCCAATTAGAATTGGTAATCAGGCGTATGAGCATATTCAAAACGACATTTACGGACAGGTATTAATATCGATGCTGCCATTGTACACCGATCACCGTTTTGTATTTTCGGAACGTAGTGATTCTGTTCGGTGGATTGAGAGTGTACTTTCAAAAATTGAGCGTACAATTGATGAGAAAGATGCCGGAATCTGGGAATTCAGAAACATAGCCAATGTACACTGCTACAGCAATTTGTTTCAATGGGCGGGTGCGCAGGCGGCATTAAAAATGGCCAAAACAATTGGTAACGTCGACTTTGAAACCCGGGCGCAGATTTTGATCGATAAAGCTGCGGCGCACATTGAGGCTTGTTACGATCCGGTTAGAAAAGTTTATACCAATGCTGTTGACAGCCCGCACTTAGATGCAAGCACGTTACAGTTAATTATGATGAATTACCTGGATCCTGCTTCGCAAAGAGCAAAAGACCATTTAATTGCGTTAGAAAATGAACTGAAAACTGAAGACGGATTGTTTTACCGTTATCTGCACGCTGACGACTTTGGCAAACCGAAAACTACCTTTTTAATTTGTGCATTTTGGTATGTTGAGGCTTTGGCTTGTGTGGGTAGAACGGATGAGGCGATTAAAGAGTTCGAAAACATTATAAAGTTCTGTAATCACTTGTTGCTTTTCAGCGAAGATGTTGATGCGAAAACGGGTAGCCAATGGGGTAATTTCCCTCAGGCCTACAGTCACGTAGGTTTAATGAATGCGGCTTATCGGATTGCAATCAAATTAGATAGGCCAATATTTTTATAG
- a CDS encoding Uma2 family endonuclease: MEFIVNEPAVAYNKRRFTIEEYLEKEKASDEKHEYFEGEIFAMSGAGDKHNEIFSNVFIEIGNKLKGKPCKPYGSDMRMHIPENTLFTYPNISIYCKHPKKSGVDEETFIEPTVIIEILSPSTRKYDRSRKFDLYKDIPSLKEYMLIDSESVFAEAFYINEKQIWQVIEYKQLSDSLNFVSMEFAIALSDIYEDVNFD; the protein is encoded by the coding sequence ATGGAATTCATTGTAAATGAGCCTGCCGTGGCCTATAACAAACGGCGTTTCACCATTGAAGAATACTTAGAGAAAGAAAAAGCATCCGACGAAAAGCACGAATACTTTGAGGGAGAAATCTTTGCTATGTCTGGTGCTGGCGATAAGCATAACGAAATTTTCAGTAACGTATTCATTGAAATTGGCAACAAACTGAAAGGGAAACCATGTAAGCCGTACGGTAGCGATATGCGGATGCATATTCCGGAAAATACACTGTTTACTTATCCTAATATTTCCATTTATTGTAAGCATCCGAAAAAAAGTGGTGTAGACGAGGAAACTTTTATTGAACCTACCGTAATTATCGAAATCCTCTCGCCTTCAACCAGAAAATACGATAGAAGCCGTAAATTCGACCTTTACAAAGATATTCCTTCTTTAAAAGAGTACATGCTAATCGATTCAGAATCCGTTTTTGCTGAAGCCTTTTACATTAACGAGAAACAGATTTGGCAAGTTATAGAATATAAACAGTTAAGTGATTCGCTCAACTTTGTTTCGATGGAATTTGCCATTGCCTTAAGCGATATCTACGAAGATGTTAACTTTGATTAA
- a CDS encoding ZIP family metal transporter yields the protein MEAWKFAVLFFCAFFGGTAIFLVKSDKSKLLKLILSFSGAYLFAITVLHLIPDAYSGPDKEQIGIFILVGFLLQIFLEQFSEGVEHGHIHKHHDGHVFPFGIMISLCLHAFLEGMPLAKDQHNELIFGISLHHIPAAFALASILMQNHFKKGSILLYLLIFALMAPLGFYVSVGLSNGTIGGIDAYFNKIMGIVIGIFLHISTTILFESSADHKINIRKTIAVLLGIGVALIGFFAGH from the coding sequence ATGGAAGCTTGGAAATTTGCCGTACTTTTTTTCTGCGCTTTTTTTGGAGGCACTGCAATATTTTTGGTTAAAAGCGATAAATCGAAACTGCTCAAATTGATTCTGTCTTTTAGCGGTGCCTATCTCTTTGCCATTACCGTTTTACATTTAATTCCTGATGCGTACAGCGGCCCCGATAAAGAGCAGATCGGGATTTTTATACTCGTTGGATTTTTACTTCAGATATTTTTAGAGCAATTTTCGGAAGGGGTTGAACATGGACACATCCATAAACACCACGATGGCCATGTGTTCCCATTTGGCATTATGATAAGCCTTTGTTTGCATGCCTTTTTAGAAGGAATGCCCCTTGCAAAAGATCAGCACAATGAACTGATTTTCGGCATTTCGCTTCATCATATCCCCGCAGCCTTTGCTTTGGCCAGTATTTTAATGCAAAATCATTTCAAAAAAGGCAGCATTCTCCTATACCTTCTTATTTTCGCACTAATGGCCCCGCTCGGCTTTTATGTAAGTGTTGGACTTAGTAACGGAACAATCGGTGGAATAGACGCTTATTTTAACAAAATAATGGGCATTGTTATCGGTATCTTTTTGCACATCTCTACCACCATCCTGTTCGAATCGAGTGCAGACCACAAAATCAATATCCGGAAAACCATCGCTGTATTGCTCGGCATTGGCGTAGCGTTAATCGGTTTTTTTGCTGGCCACTAG
- a CDS encoding DUF5522 domain-containing protein: protein MVFTANYHLKRGYCCKNKCKHCPWGYGKKKEKK from the coding sequence ATGGTATTTACAGCGAACTATCATTTAAAGCGTGGGTATTGTTGCAAAAACAAGTGTAAGCACTGTCCTTGGGGTTATGGCAAGAAGAAAGAGAAGAAATAG
- a CDS encoding phosphatase PAP2 family protein: MIESIRQFDVELFLKIHRGLSNGFFDWLMPLMRNRFFWSPLYVFIIVFCIKQYKKTGLYIIGMILVTFAMGDSISSKLIKPMVGRVRPCNDFHLSNDIIHRVPCGGGMSFPSSHATNHFAIAVFLICVFYSRWKPILPIGLFWAIIICFAQVYVGVHFPVDVTSGAILGTIIGFVCSMIFKKLQPEF, from the coding sequence ATGATAGAAAGCATCCGGCAATTTGATGTTGAGCTCTTTTTGAAGATCCATCGCGGTCTTTCAAACGGTTTTTTCGATTGGCTGATGCCCTTAATGCGAAACCGGTTCTTTTGGTCGCCGTTATACGTTTTTATTATTGTATTTTGCATCAAACAGTATAAAAAAACAGGTCTCTATATCATCGGCATGATACTCGTTACCTTTGCCATGGGCGATTCGATCTCCTCAAAACTGATCAAACCAATGGTGGGAAGAGTAAGGCCATGCAACGATTTTCATTTATCAAACGATATCATCCACCGGGTACCTTGCGGCGGCGGAATGAGTTTTCCATCATCTCATGCCACAAATCATTTCGCTATTGCGGTGTTTTTGATCTGCGTTTTTTATAGCCGTTGGAAACCGATTTTGCCAATTGGATTGTTTTGGGCAATAATTATTTGTTTTGCACAAGTTTATGTGGGCGTTCATTTTCCGGTTGATGTTACCTCCGGCGCAATACTCGGAACAATAATCGGTTTTGTTTGTTCAATGATTTTTAAAAAACTACAACCCGAATTTTAA
- a CDS encoding Uma2 family endonuclease: protein MEHIVNEPAVAYNKRRFTIEEYLEKEKASDEKHEYFEGEIFAMSGASTEHNRIFSNVFVQIGVKLRGKPCELFGSDMRMHIPKNTLFTYPDISIYCNEIEHLQTDEDTSLNPTVIIEILSPSTRDYDRGKKFKLYRDIPSLKEYILIDSESVAIEAFYLNENQNWELIEYQQLTDSLNFASMGFTVDISDIYNNVRFD, encoded by the coding sequence ATGGAACACATTGTAAATGAGCCTGCCGTGGCCTATAACAAACGGCGTTTCACCATCGAAGAATACCTGGAGAAAGAAAAAGCCTCCGACGAAAAGCACGAGTACTTTGAAGGAGAAATCTTTGCAATGTCTGGTGCAAGTACAGAACATAACAGAATTTTTAGTAATGTTTTTGTACAAATCGGCGTCAAACTGAGGGGAAAGCCTTGTGAACTGTTTGGCAGCGATATGCGGATGCATATTCCTAAAAATACGCTCTTTACCTATCCCGATATTTCAATCTATTGCAATGAAATCGAGCACCTCCAAACCGATGAAGACACGAGTTTAAATCCCACAGTAATTATCGAAATCCTTTCGCCATCTACGCGAGATTACGATCGAGGGAAAAAATTTAAGCTTTATCGCGACATTCCATCGTTAAAAGAATACATCTTAATCGATTCCGAATCGGTAGCTATTGAAGCCTTTTACCTTAACGAAAACCAAAACTGGGAACTGATCGAATATCAGCAACTAACAGATTCGCTGAACTTTGCTTCCATGGGTTTTACAGTTGACATAAGCGATATCTACAACAATGTTCGTTTTGATTAA
- a CDS encoding Uma2 family endonuclease — translation MEFIVNEPAVAYNKRRFTIEEYLEKEKASGEKHEYFQGEIFAMSGASDKHNEIFTNIFGELYVKLKGKPCKPYGSDMRMHIPENTLFTYPDISIYCKHPKKSGVDEETFVEPTVIIEILSPSTRKYDRSRKFDLYKDIPSLKEYMLIDSESVSVEAFYINEKQIWQVIEYKQLSDSLNFVSMEFAIALSDIYEDVNFD, via the coding sequence ATGGAATTCATTGTAAATGAGCCTGCCGTAGCTTACAACAAGCGGCGTTTCACCATTGAAGAATACTTAGAGAAAGAAAAAGCCTCCGGCGAAAAGCACGAATACTTTCAGGGAGAAATCTTTGCTATGTCTGGTGCTAGCGATAAGCATAACGAAATTTTCACTAATATTTTCGGAGAACTTTATGTCAAACTGAAAGGGAAACCATGTAAGCCGTACGGCAGCGATATGCGGATGCATATTCCGGAAAATACACTGTTTACTTATCCTGATATTTCCATTTATTGTAAGCATCCGAAAAAAAGTGGTGTAGACGAGGAAACTTTTGTTGAACCTACCGTAATCATCGAAATCCTCTCGCCTTCAACCAGAAAATACGATAGAAGCCGTAAATTCGACCTTTACAAAGATATTCCTTCTTTAAAAGAGTACATGCTAATCGATTCAGAATCCGTTTCTGTCGAAGCCTTTTACATTAACGAGAAACAGATTTGGCAAGTTATAGAATATAAACAGTTAAGTGATTCGCTCAACTTTGTTTCGATGGAATTTGCCATTGCCTTAAGCGATATCTACGAAGATGTTAACTTTGATTAA
- a CDS encoding cysteine desulfurase family protein codes for MKKVYLDNAATTPLDRDVIAEMTNVMENYFGNPSAIHALGREVRTLVEKARKTVANLLGASPSEIFFTSGGTEADNTAIRCGIAAYGIKHAITSKIEHHAVEHTLNMMLKHGEIDKLSFVNIDAKGNVDYAHLEELLQHNERSFVSLMHANNELGTLTDMAKVGDICEKYNAIYHADTVQTMGHYPHNVRELKAHFIVCAAHKLHGPKGVGFLYVNSNIKIPPMIYGGAQERNMRGGTENVYGIVGLAKALEIAYAEMDAHQVYIQDLKDYLKAQLIAEIPGIGFNGETDADKSLYTVLNVSFPEMDMADMLLFNLDINGICASGGSACSSGSNIGSHVLNGIEADPNRPSVRFSFSKYTTKEELDYVIEKVKMVVKQNALV; via the coding sequence ATGAAAAAAGTGTATTTAGATAATGCGGCTACCACACCCCTAGATAGGGACGTAATTGCCGAAATGACAAATGTGATGGAGAACTACTTTGGCAATCCATCGGCTATTCATGCGCTGGGAAGGGAGGTGAGAACCCTTGTAGAAAAGGCCCGTAAAACGGTCGCTAATTTGCTAGGTGCTTCTCCATCAGAAATTTTCTTTACCTCAGGAGGTACAGAGGCCGATAATACCGCGATTCGGTGCGGCATTGCAGCTTATGGAATTAAACACGCCATTACTTCAAAAATTGAGCACCATGCGGTTGAGCATACCTTAAATATGATGCTTAAACATGGTGAGATTGATAAGCTGAGCTTTGTTAATATAGATGCGAAGGGTAATGTAGATTATGCTCATTTGGAAGAACTGTTGCAACACAATGAGCGTTCTTTTGTATCGCTTATGCATGCCAACAACGAGTTGGGCACACTTACCGATATGGCTAAGGTTGGAGATATTTGCGAAAAGTACAACGCCATTTATCATGCGGACACCGTGCAAACGATGGGACATTACCCACACAACGTACGCGAATTGAAAGCGCATTTTATCGTTTGTGCGGCACACAAACTGCACGGGCCAAAGGGCGTGGGCTTTTTGTATGTAAACAGCAATATCAAAATTCCGCCGATGATTTATGGTGGCGCACAAGAGCGCAATATGCGTGGCGGAACTGAAAATGTGTATGGTATTGTTGGGCTGGCCAAGGCGCTTGAAATTGCCTATGCGGAAATGGACGCCCACCAGGTTTACATTCAGGATTTAAAAGATTATTTGAAAGCACAATTGATTGCGGAAATTCCGGGAATTGGCTTTAATGGCGAAACTGATGCTGATAAAAGCCTTTATACGGTGTTAAACGTATCTTTCCCTGAGATGGATATGGCCGATATGTTGCTCTTTAATCTCGATATTAATGGCATTTGTGCTTCCGGCGGCAGTGCATGTTCGTCGGGCTCTAATATTGGCTCGCACGTTTTAAACGGTATTGAGGCCGACCCAAATCGCCCATCGGTTCGGTTCTCGTTCAGTAAATATACAACGAAGGAAGAACTTGATTACGTGATTGAAAAAGTAAAAATGGTGGTTAAGCAAAATGCATTGGTTTAG
- a CDS encoding class I SAM-dependent methyltransferase: MQRKWFQYWFNSPYYHILYQERNNAEAEFFIDNLTNYLDPVVDAKMLDIACGKGRHAIYLNKKGFDVTGIDLSEQSIKFAKKFENDKLHFLVHDMRRLFYINYFDIALNLFTSFGYFDTEKEHVDALKTFRKCLKANGILVIDYFNTEKIIGNLNHCETKSLDDITFNITKTVVDGKIIKKINFEDKHKVYNFEERVQAFTFDNFERMLTKAGMVVQKAFGNYALDDFDKANSDRLILVCKKA; encoded by the coding sequence ATGCAGCGCAAGTGGTTTCAATATTGGTTTAATTCCCCATATTATCATATTCTTTACCAGGAAAGGAACAATGCCGAAGCCGAGTTTTTTATCGATAACTTAACAAACTATCTTGATCCCGTTGTTGATGCGAAGATGCTCGATATTGCGTGCGGTAAAGGCCGACACGCTATTTACTTGAATAAAAAAGGCTTTGATGTTACAGGAATAGACTTATCGGAACAAAGCATCAAATTTGCAAAAAAGTTCGAGAATGATAAATTGCACTTCCTTGTGCACGATATGCGGCGGTTATTTTACATCAACTATTTTGATATAGCGCTAAATTTATTTACCAGTTTTGGCTACTTCGATACCGAAAAGGAACATGTAGACGCATTAAAAACTTTTAGGAAATGTTTAAAGGCCAATGGTATTTTGGTAATTGATTATTTTAATACCGAAAAAATTATCGGAAATTTAAACCATTGCGAAACGAAGTCGCTCGATGATATTACCTTCAACATTACGAAAACCGTAGTTGACGGAAAGATTATCAAAAAAATTAATTTTGAGGATAAGCACAAGGTTTACAACTTCGAAGAACGCGTTCAGGCATTTACTTTCGACAATTTTGAGCGTATGCTTACAAAAGCGGGCATGGTGGTACAAAAGGCTTTCGGTAACTATGCACTCGATGACTTTGACAAGGCCAACTCAGATCGTTTAATTTTAGTTTGCAAAAAAGCATGA